One stretch of Clavibacter californiensis DNA includes these proteins:
- a CDS encoding ABC transporter ATP-binding protein gives MPRTSESDALPRIIVENVRKSFLLRHTHSIKETVIAAVRRKPLASTFDALEDVSFQVRPGESVALMGFNGSGKSTLLKLISGVYQPDSGEVLARGRIAGLIEVGAGFHPDLSGRENIYLNAAILGMEQHEIDARFDQIVEFSEIEKFIDTEVKHYSSGMFLRLAFSVAIHTEVDILLVDEILSVGDEPFQRKCLAKIRELHDQGKTLVVVSHDLDMVSDLCERGILIQSGKVAFDGPSKDAVERMRRS, from the coding sequence TTGCCCAGGACCTCTGAGTCGGACGCGCTCCCGCGCATCATCGTCGAGAACGTGCGGAAGTCCTTCCTCCTCCGCCACACGCACTCCATCAAGGAGACGGTCATCGCGGCCGTCCGCCGGAAGCCGCTCGCCTCGACCTTCGACGCGCTCGAGGACGTGAGCTTCCAGGTGCGCCCCGGGGAGTCGGTCGCGCTCATGGGCTTCAACGGATCCGGCAAGTCGACGCTCCTCAAGCTCATCTCGGGCGTGTACCAGCCCGACAGCGGCGAGGTCCTCGCGCGCGGGCGCATCGCCGGCCTCATCGAGGTGGGCGCCGGGTTCCACCCCGACCTCTCCGGCCGCGAGAACATCTACCTCAACGCCGCGATCCTCGGCATGGAGCAGCACGAGATCGACGCGCGCTTCGACCAGATCGTCGAGTTCAGCGAGATCGAGAAGTTCATCGACACCGAGGTCAAGCACTACTCCTCGGGCATGTTCCTGCGCCTGGCGTTCTCGGTCGCGATCCACACCGAGGTCGACATCCTCCTGGTGGACGAGATCCTCTCGGTGGGCGACGAGCCGTTCCAGCGCAAGTGCCTCGCGAAGATCCGCGAGCTGCACGATCAGGGCAAGACGCTCGTCGTCGTGAGCCACGACCTCGACATGGTGTCTGACCTGTGCGAGCGCGGGATCCTCATCCAGTCGGGCAAGGTCGCCTTCGACGGCCCGTCCAAGGACGCCGTCGAGCGGATGCGCCGGAGCTGA
- a CDS encoding 5-(carboxyamino)imidazole ribonucleotide synthase: protein MHLHQEDTMTPTVGVVGGGQLARMMIAPAVELGIGIRVLAEADGMSAGLAATAVGDYRDLDVVRAFARDVDVITFDHEHVPQHVLRALVAEGVAVHPGPDALLVAQDKLLMRERLEQLGVPVPVWARVADREALAAFLADNGGVAVVKTPRGGYDGKGVRVVRSADEAGDWFDALGAGDALLAEELVDYARELAQSVARRPSGDVAAWPVVESIQRDGVCAEVIAPAHGASARLREAAEEMARGIAEGLGVTGVLAVELFETVDGRLLVNELAMRPHNTGHWSMDGAVTGQFEQHLRAVLDLPLGSTRPLAPWSVMINVLGGPETGSLADRYPRALADQPEARFHFYGKDPRPGRKVGHVTVVGDDLDETAYRARAAAAFFRG from the coding sequence ATGCACCTGCACCAGGAGGACACCATGACGCCCACCGTCGGAGTCGTCGGAGGCGGCCAGCTCGCCCGGATGATGATCGCCCCCGCCGTCGAGCTCGGCATCGGGATCCGAGTGCTCGCCGAGGCCGACGGCATGTCCGCCGGGCTCGCCGCCACGGCGGTCGGCGACTACCGCGACCTCGACGTCGTCCGCGCCTTCGCCCGGGACGTCGACGTGATCACGTTCGACCACGAGCACGTGCCGCAGCACGTCCTCCGCGCGCTCGTCGCCGAGGGCGTCGCCGTGCACCCGGGACCGGACGCCCTGCTCGTCGCGCAGGACAAGCTGCTCATGCGGGAGCGGCTCGAGCAGCTGGGCGTCCCGGTGCCGGTCTGGGCGCGCGTCGCCGACCGGGAGGCGCTCGCCGCCTTCCTCGCCGACAACGGCGGGGTCGCGGTCGTGAAGACCCCGCGCGGCGGATACGACGGCAAGGGCGTGCGGGTGGTGCGCTCCGCCGACGAGGCCGGCGACTGGTTCGACGCGCTCGGCGCGGGCGACGCGCTGCTCGCGGAGGAGCTCGTCGACTACGCGCGCGAGCTCGCGCAGTCCGTCGCCCGCCGGCCGTCGGGCGACGTCGCCGCGTGGCCCGTCGTCGAGTCGATCCAGCGCGACGGCGTGTGCGCCGAGGTCATCGCGCCCGCGCACGGCGCGAGCGCCCGGCTGCGCGAGGCGGCGGAGGAGATGGCGCGCGGGATCGCGGAGGGGCTCGGCGTCACGGGGGTGCTCGCGGTCGAGCTGTTCGAGACGGTGGACGGGCGCCTGCTCGTCAACGAGCTGGCCATGCGCCCGCACAACACCGGCCACTGGTCGATGGACGGCGCGGTCACCGGCCAGTTCGAGCAGCACCTGCGCGCCGTGCTCGACCTCCCGCTCGGGTCCACCCGGCCGCTCGCGCCGTGGTCGGTCATGATCAACGTGCTGGGCGGGCCGGAGACCGGCTCCCTCGCCGACCGCTACCCGCGGGCGCTCGCCGACCAGCCCGAGGCGCGCTTCCACTTCTACGGCAAGGACCCGCGCCCCGGCCGCAAGGTCGGGCACGTCACCGTGGTGGGCGACGATCTCGACGAGACCGCGTACCGGGCGCGCGCGGCCGCGGCGTTCTTCCGGGGCTGA
- a CDS encoding ABC transporter permease produces MSSMTSTQSREFSRPGTGAGLLDVYRRRYLLSLLVKKEVQVRYRGSVLGWLWSYVKPAAQFAVFFVAMGVFLQLNRNQVNYPVYLFSGIILINFYTEAFSNSTKSLVDNGALIKKIYLPRELFPVSSTFVALVNFLPQLVILLIVCLLVGWAPTPVQVLGIFLAVAIIGTLAIGLGMLFGAANVSFRDSQNFVELIVMVVVWASPVLYPYAQVAKVLPDWLLVIYQLNPVTAAVELFHAAFWYPTTGGTGELPPNLWMYGFIALGVSLLSLLLGQLVFKKLEGRFAQDL; encoded by the coding sequence GTGTCGAGCATGACGAGCACCCAGTCGCGGGAGTTCTCGAGGCCCGGCACGGGCGCGGGGCTCCTCGACGTGTACCGCCGCCGCTACCTCCTCTCCCTCCTCGTGAAGAAGGAGGTGCAGGTCAGGTACCGCGGGTCCGTGCTCGGCTGGCTCTGGTCGTACGTGAAGCCGGCCGCCCAGTTCGCCGTCTTCTTCGTGGCGATGGGCGTCTTCCTGCAGCTGAACCGCAACCAGGTGAACTACCCCGTCTACCTGTTCTCGGGCATCATCCTCATCAACTTCTACACGGAGGCGTTCTCGAACTCCACGAAGTCGCTCGTGGACAACGGGGCGCTGATCAAGAAGATCTACCTGCCCCGGGAGCTGTTCCCGGTGTCGAGCACGTTCGTGGCGCTGGTCAACTTCCTGCCTCAGCTCGTCATCCTGCTCATCGTCTGCCTCCTCGTCGGCTGGGCGCCCACGCCCGTGCAGGTGCTGGGGATCTTCCTGGCCGTCGCCATCATCGGCACGCTGGCCATCGGCCTCGGCATGCTGTTCGGCGCCGCCAACGTGTCCTTCCGCGACTCGCAGAACTTCGTCGAGCTCATCGTGATGGTCGTGGTGTGGGCGTCGCCCGTGCTCTACCCCTATGCGCAGGTCGCGAAGGTGCTGCCGGACTGGCTGCTCGTGATCTACCAGCTCAACCCCGTGACCGCGGCGGTCGAGCTCTTCCACGCCGCGTTCTGGTACCCCACCACGGGCGGCACCGGCGAGCTGCCGCCGAACCTCTGGATGTACGGGTTCATCGCCCTCGGCGTCTCGCTCCTGAGCCTCCTGCTCGGGCAGCTCGTCTTCAAGAAGCTGGAGGGGCGCTTTGCCCAGGACCTCTGA
- the purE gene encoding 5-(carboxyamino)imidazole ribonucleotide mutase → MEPVNPDTPALVGLVMGSDSDWNVMEKASLALDALGIAHEVEVLSAHRTPERMIAYGQTARERGIRVIIAGAGGAAHLPGMIASVTTLPVIGVPVPLATLDGMDSLLSIVQMPAGVPVATVSIGGAENAGLLAARILSTSDDRIVDALARHRAELAELVERKNAALQQKVSSRT, encoded by the coding sequence ATGGAGCCCGTGAATCCCGACACCCCTGCACTCGTCGGCCTCGTCATGGGCTCCGACTCCGACTGGAACGTGATGGAGAAGGCGTCCCTCGCGCTCGACGCCCTGGGCATCGCCCACGAGGTCGAGGTGCTGTCCGCGCATCGCACGCCCGAGCGCATGATCGCCTACGGGCAGACCGCGCGCGAGCGGGGGATCCGCGTGATCATCGCGGGTGCGGGCGGCGCCGCCCACCTCCCCGGCATGATCGCCTCCGTCACGACCCTGCCCGTCATCGGCGTGCCCGTGCCCCTGGCGACCCTCGACGGCATGGACTCCCTGCTGTCGATCGTGCAGATGCCCGCGGGCGTGCCCGTGGCCACCGTCTCCATCGGCGGCGCGGAGAACGCGGGGCTCCTCGCCGCGCGCATCCTCTCGACCTCCGACGACCGCATCGTGGACGCCCTCGCGCGCCACCGCGCCGAGCTCGCCGAGCTCGTGGAGCGGAAGAACGCCGCGCTGCAGCAGAAGGTGTCGTCGCGCACGTGA
- a CDS encoding GtrA family protein, giving the protein MSPRRSLASLGVQIAQFGLVGGAGFLVDLAVFNLLRATVFHPDAVEAGPLLAKVASTVVAIAVNWVGNRYWTFGKQRTTRRGREALEFLAVSLLGMVIGLACLYVSHYVLGLTSPLADNVSANVIGLGLGSAVRFVLYRQWVYSPARRHAAPQVAAASGAARTDDADRVAVP; this is encoded by the coding sequence ATGTCCCCCCGTCGCTCCCTCGCCTCGCTCGGCGTGCAGATCGCGCAGTTCGGGCTCGTCGGCGGCGCGGGCTTCCTCGTCGACCTCGCGGTCTTCAACCTGCTGCGCGCCACCGTCTTCCACCCCGACGCCGTCGAGGCCGGGCCGCTGCTCGCCAAGGTCGCCTCCACCGTCGTCGCCATCGCCGTCAACTGGGTGGGCAACCGCTACTGGACCTTCGGCAAGCAGCGCACCACGCGCCGCGGCCGGGAGGCGCTCGAGTTCCTGGCGGTGAGCCTCCTCGGCATGGTCATCGGGCTCGCGTGCCTGTACGTCTCGCACTACGTGCTGGGGCTCACGTCGCCGCTCGCGGATAACGTCTCGGCCAACGTCATCGGCCTGGGGCTCGGATCCGCGGTGCGCTTCGTGCTCTACCGCCAGTGGGTCTACTCGCCCGCCCGGCGCCACGCCGCACCGCAGGTCGCCGCAGCGTCCGGGGCCGCGCGCACGGACGACGCCGACCGGGTCGCGGTCCCCTAG
- a CDS encoding PH domain-containing protein, which produces MAHTGDTQRYAPGEGGRALPVRGGRRARRKAEKEERRRVAEDEADRLASSQDVDPRLGRPAAPPAAPQQQVVAADPERVLVRLRPHGRALTLPVVLLLAICLAGGYFGGWFPEPWENALLLVSLAGVAVFVTLLPVLVWLNRRYTVTTRRLIVSHGFFVRTRQELLHSRGYDVTLRRGPLQHLHRSGHVTINAGLESPVVLRDVPSAVLVVQALQDLMEENANMVAERRRQEESRRGRPGDPAWRQQDEPRSVWPDDTQPWQRG; this is translated from the coding sequence ATGGCGCACACGGGTGACACGCAGCGGTACGCACCCGGAGAGGGCGGGCGGGCGCTCCCCGTCCGCGGCGGCCGCAGGGCCCGTCGCAAGGCCGAGAAGGAGGAGCGCCGTCGCGTCGCCGAGGACGAGGCGGATCGCCTCGCCTCGTCGCAGGACGTGGATCCGCGCCTCGGTCGCCCGGCCGCGCCGCCCGCCGCACCGCAGCAGCAGGTGGTCGCCGCCGACCCCGAGCGCGTGCTCGTCCGCCTCCGACCGCACGGCCGCGCCCTCACGCTCCCGGTGGTGCTGCTGCTCGCGATCTGCCTCGCGGGCGGGTACTTCGGCGGCTGGTTCCCGGAGCCATGGGAGAACGCTCTGCTGCTCGTGTCGCTCGCCGGCGTCGCGGTTTTCGTCACGCTGCTGCCTGTTCTGGTCTGGTTGAACCGCCGGTACACGGTCACGACCAGGCGCCTCATCGTGTCGCACGGGTTCTTCGTGCGCACCCGGCAGGAGCTGCTGCACTCGCGGGGCTACGACGTGACCCTCCGGCGCGGCCCGCTGCAGCACCTGCACCGCAGCGGCCACGTCACCATCAACGCCGGCCTCGAGTCGCCCGTCGTGCTCCGGGACGTGCCGTCCGCGGTGCTCGTCGTCCAGGCGCTCCAGGACCTCATGGAGGAGAACGCCAACATGGTGGCCGAGCGCCGCCGGCAGGAGGAGTCGCGCCGCGGCCGACCAGGCGACCCGGCATGGCGCCAGCAGGACGAGCCCCGCTCGGTGTGGCCGGACGACACGCAGCCCTGGCAGCGCGGTTGA
- the rfbB gene encoding dTDP-glucose 4,6-dehydratase gives MRILVTGGAGFIGSNFVRHALQDHYAGLEGADVVVLDALTYSGNLENLAPVSDSPRYTFVQGDIRDDAVLDEWIPQVDAVVHFAAESHVDRSVRDASIFVETNVLGTQKLLDAALRHDLKRFVHVSTDEVYGSIAEGSWDEERPLEPNSPYSASKAGSDLLARSYHRTHGLNVSITRCSNNYGPYHFPEKVIPLFVTNLIDDRHVPLYGEGLNIRDWLHVDDHCRGIALVLVQGAPGEIYNIGGGTELTNRELTQLLLDATGRDWSYVDRVEDRKGHDLRYSVDISKIQRELGYAPQVPFAEGLADVVQWYRDNRAWWEPLKARAELPA, from the coding sequence ATGAGGATCCTCGTGACCGGCGGTGCCGGCTTCATCGGCTCCAACTTCGTGCGCCACGCGCTGCAGGACCACTACGCCGGGCTCGAGGGCGCCGACGTCGTCGTGCTCGACGCGCTCACCTACTCGGGCAACCTCGAGAACCTCGCGCCCGTCAGCGACTCCCCGCGGTACACGTTCGTCCAGGGCGACATCCGCGACGACGCGGTCCTCGACGAGTGGATCCCCCAGGTCGACGCGGTCGTGCACTTCGCGGCCGAGAGCCACGTCGACCGCTCCGTCCGCGACGCGAGCATCTTCGTGGAGACCAACGTGCTCGGCACGCAGAAGCTCCTCGACGCCGCCCTCCGCCACGACCTCAAGCGCTTCGTGCACGTCTCCACCGACGAGGTGTACGGATCCATCGCCGAGGGCTCGTGGGACGAGGAGCGGCCGCTCGAGCCCAACTCCCCCTACTCCGCGTCGAAGGCCGGCAGCGACCTGCTCGCCCGCTCGTACCACCGCACGCACGGGCTGAACGTGTCCATCACGCGCTGCTCGAACAACTACGGGCCGTACCACTTCCCCGAGAAGGTCATCCCGCTGTTCGTCACGAACCTCATCGACGACCGGCACGTGCCGCTCTACGGCGAGGGCCTCAACATCCGCGACTGGCTGCACGTCGACGACCACTGCCGCGGCATCGCGCTCGTGCTGGTGCAGGGCGCGCCCGGCGAGATCTACAACATCGGCGGCGGCACCGAGCTCACCAACCGCGAGCTCACGCAGCTGCTGCTCGACGCCACCGGCCGCGACTGGTCGTACGTCGACCGCGTCGAGGACCGCAAGGGCCACGACCTGCGCTACTCCGTCGACATCTCCAAGATCCAGCGCGAGCTCGGCTACGCACCCCAGGTGCCGTTCGCCGAGGGCCTCGCCGACGTCGTGCAGTGGTACCGCGACAACCGCGCGTGGTGGGAGCCGCTGAAGGCGCGCGCCGAGCTGCCCGCGTGA
- a CDS encoding GtrA family protein, with protein MAASRIRALLRDERVAFLLVGGFNTVFAFLLFAGLAATIGRTLDAAGLPVLGSLVPLAGSYAVAILVAFLLYRRLVFRVRGHVLRDLARFVSVYAVSITLNAVSLPLLVATGLPRLVAQASIVVAITLISYVGHRWFSFRRPPGEGRTGP; from the coding sequence ATGGCCGCCTCCCGCATCCGCGCGCTCCTCCGCGACGAGCGCGTGGCGTTCCTCCTCGTCGGCGGCTTCAACACGGTCTTCGCGTTCCTCCTCTTCGCGGGTCTCGCCGCCACCATCGGCCGGACGCTCGATGCGGCGGGGCTCCCGGTGCTCGGATCGCTCGTGCCCCTCGCCGGCAGCTACGCGGTCGCGATCCTCGTGGCGTTCCTCCTCTACCGGCGGCTGGTGTTCCGCGTCCGCGGCCACGTGCTGCGCGACCTCGCGCGCTTCGTGTCGGTGTACGCCGTGTCCATCACGCTGAACGCCGTCTCGCTGCCGCTGCTCGTGGCGACAGGGCTGCCGCGCCTGGTCGCCCAGGCATCCATCGTGGTCGCGATCACGCTCATCAGCTACGTGGGCCACAGGTGGTTCTCCTTCCGCCGGCCGCCCGGCGAGGGCCGGACAGGGCCCTGA
- a CDS encoding LCP family protein codes for MSLTQPIRHPDSRSPRIMTTRAWWLVVLNVLIPGSAQVLAGNRRLGRVGLASTLAVWALAVVVGGLALFARGALIQVVSQEWLLVVLQALLAAYAVLWVVLSLDTLRLARIVRVAPRARPVIAALSVLLLVGTAGSAGYAAYIVGVGRGALGGIFGDYATEAPVDGRYNIMLLGGDAGSDRAGLRPDSITVVSIDADTGRATMVGLPRDMEKAPFSDGSPLQERYPNGYQRCDVDACMLNSIYTEVEVYKQDLYPDAKEKGSLPGIEAMREAVQGVTGLTIQYYALIDMQGFSEMVDALGGIDIDVKRRIGMGSGHDDKFRPVPIPEWIEPGEQKLDGYHALWYARSRYQTTDYDRMSRQREVQQAVLKQFDPANVLTKFDAIAQAGQQVVKTDIPRGMLGYFTQLALKTKDQPIDDLEIVPPRFDSQKPDFPAIRQAIQQQFANGSAG; via the coding sequence GTGAGCCTGACGCAGCCCATCCGGCACCCGGACAGCCGGTCGCCGCGCATCATGACCACCCGGGCCTGGTGGCTCGTGGTGCTGAACGTCCTCATCCCCGGATCCGCCCAGGTCCTCGCGGGGAACCGCCGTCTGGGCCGCGTCGGCCTCGCCTCCACGCTCGCCGTGTGGGCGCTCGCCGTCGTGGTCGGCGGCCTCGCGCTGTTCGCGCGCGGCGCGCTCATCCAGGTCGTGTCCCAGGAGTGGCTGCTCGTCGTGCTGCAGGCGCTGCTGGCGGCGTACGCCGTGCTGTGGGTCGTGCTCTCGCTCGACACCCTGCGGCTCGCGCGCATCGTCCGCGTCGCGCCGCGGGCCCGTCCGGTCATCGCGGCGCTGTCGGTGCTGCTCCTGGTGGGCACGGCCGGATCCGCGGGCTACGCCGCCTACATCGTCGGCGTCGGCCGCGGTGCCCTGGGCGGGATCTTCGGCGACTACGCCACCGAGGCCCCGGTCGACGGCCGGTACAACATCATGCTGCTCGGCGGCGACGCGGGTAGCGACCGCGCGGGCCTGCGCCCCGACAGCATCACCGTGGTCAGCATCGACGCCGACACCGGGCGCGCGACCATGGTCGGCCTGCCGCGCGACATGGAGAAGGCGCCGTTCTCCGACGGCTCGCCGCTCCAGGAGCGCTACCCGAACGGCTACCAGCGCTGCGACGTCGACGCCTGCATGCTCAACTCCATCTACACCGAGGTCGAGGTCTACAAGCAGGACCTCTACCCCGACGCGAAGGAGAAGGGCAGCCTCCCCGGCATCGAGGCGATGCGCGAGGCCGTGCAGGGCGTCACGGGGCTCACGATCCAGTACTACGCGCTCATCGACATGCAGGGCTTCTCCGAGATGGTGGACGCGCTCGGCGGCATCGACATCGACGTGAAGCGCCGCATCGGCATGGGCTCCGGGCACGACGACAAGTTCCGGCCGGTGCCCATCCCCGAGTGGATCGAGCCAGGCGAGCAGAAGCTCGACGGCTACCACGCGCTCTGGTACGCGCGGTCCCGCTACCAGACGACGGACTACGACCGCATGTCGCGTCAGCGGGAGGTGCAGCAGGCGGTGCTCAAGCAGTTCGACCCGGCCAACGTGCTCACCAAGTTCGACGCGATCGCCCAGGCCGGCCAGCAGGTGGTCAAGACCGACATCCCGCGCGGCATGCTCGGCTACTTCACGCAGCTCGCGCTGAAGACGAAGGACCAGCCCATCGACGACCTGGAGATCGTGCCGCCGAGGTTCGACTCGCAGAAGCCCGACTTCCCGGCCATCCGCCAGGCGATCCAGCAGCAGTTCGCGAACGGCTCCGCGGGCTGA
- a CDS encoding glycosyltransferase family 4 protein: MTTTLRVIIDQLTGPTPGGIGRYAEDLTSAIIASTPSGCEVEGVVSAVTPEQTADLEQRLPGLARITRVPLPRRELSRAWQLGLPTPGTTGMVHAPGLLAPLRRHDRVNTNDQIVATIHDVNAWTHPESMTSASVAWTKAMAKRARKHADAVVVPSHALAEELARYVDLGDRVRVIGGAVSPRIALPEDPDARAAELDLPAEYLLTVGSLEPRKGVQALVQALVRPETGDLPLLIVGPATWGDVELAQVADEAGVDPSRVRSLGSLTDADLAVALDRATVFAHPSLSEGFGLPVVEALSFGTPVVHSDAPALLEVAADAGVVVPREDPDGYPLRLAEAIGGLLSDTAARERLAVVGQDRARAFSWRDSAEKVWQLHADL, encoded by the coding sequence GTGACCACCACGCTGCGCGTGATCATCGACCAGCTGACCGGCCCCACGCCCGGCGGCATCGGCCGCTACGCCGAGGACCTGACGAGCGCGATCATCGCGTCGACCCCGAGCGGGTGCGAGGTCGAGGGCGTCGTCTCCGCGGTCACGCCCGAGCAGACGGCCGACCTCGAGCAGCGCCTGCCCGGCCTCGCCCGCATCACGCGCGTCCCGCTCCCCCGCCGCGAGCTCTCCCGCGCCTGGCAGCTGGGCCTCCCGACGCCCGGCACGACCGGGATGGTCCACGCGCCCGGCCTCCTCGCGCCGCTGCGCCGTCACGACCGCGTCAACACGAACGACCAGATCGTCGCCACCATCCACGACGTCAACGCGTGGACGCACCCGGAGAGCATGACGAGCGCCTCCGTCGCCTGGACGAAGGCGATGGCCAAGCGCGCGCGGAAGCACGCCGACGCCGTCGTCGTCCCGTCGCACGCGCTGGCCGAGGAGCTCGCGCGCTACGTCGACCTGGGCGACCGGGTGCGCGTGATCGGCGGGGCCGTGAGCCCGCGCATCGCCCTGCCCGAGGATCCCGACGCCCGCGCCGCCGAGCTCGACCTGCCCGCCGAGTACCTGCTCACCGTCGGCAGCCTCGAGCCGCGCAAGGGCGTCCAGGCGCTCGTGCAGGCGCTCGTGCGCCCGGAGACCGGAGACCTGCCGCTCCTCATCGTCGGCCCCGCGACGTGGGGCGACGTCGAGCTCGCGCAGGTGGCGGACGAGGCGGGCGTCGACCCGTCGCGCGTGCGCAGCCTCGGATCCCTCACGGACGCCGACCTGGCCGTCGCGCTCGACCGCGCCACGGTCTTCGCGCACCCGAGCCTGTCGGAGGGCTTCGGCCTGCCGGTCGTGGAGGCGCTGTCCTTCGGCACGCCCGTCGTCCACTCGGACGCGCCCGCGCTCCTCGAGGTCGCGGCCGACGCGGGCGTGGTGGTGCCGCGCGAGGATCCCGACGGCTACCCCCTGCGCCTCGCCGAGGCCATCGGCGGCCTGCTGTCCGACACCGCGGCGCGCGAGCGCCTGGCAGTCGTCGGGCAGGACAGGGCCCGCGCGTTCAGCTGGCGCGACTCCGCCGAGAAGGTCTGGCAGCTGCACGCCGACCTGTAG
- the rfbD gene encoding dTDP-4-dehydrorhamnose reductase, which yields MSRILVTGGRGMLGQDLLPALAAHDVTAPARTELDITDEAAVRAAVAGHDVVVNLAAYTAVDAAEEHEDEARAINATGAGVLARAAADAGARIVHVSTDYVFDGSATSPYPEDAPHAPVSAYGRTKAEGERLVLAGHPDGASVVRTAWLYGAGGPSFPSTMLRLAASHDTVSVVDDQRGQPTWTVDLAARIVDLVDAGAPAGVFHGTATGETTWFGLARAVFAAAGLDPERVLPTDSASFVRPAPRPAYSVLGHDAWSRVGLAPFRDWREALSDAAAHGVLRAR from the coding sequence GTGAGCCGGATCCTCGTCACCGGCGGCCGGGGCATGCTCGGGCAGGACCTCCTGCCCGCCCTCGCCGCCCACGACGTGACGGCGCCCGCGCGCACCGAGCTGGACATCACCGACGAGGCCGCCGTCCGCGCGGCCGTCGCCGGGCACGACGTGGTGGTCAACCTCGCCGCGTACACCGCGGTCGACGCGGCCGAGGAGCACGAGGACGAGGCCCGCGCGATCAACGCGACCGGCGCCGGCGTGCTCGCGCGCGCGGCCGCCGACGCGGGCGCCCGCATCGTGCACGTCTCCACCGACTACGTCTTCGACGGATCCGCGACCTCGCCCTACCCGGAGGACGCGCCCCACGCGCCCGTCTCCGCCTACGGGCGCACCAAGGCCGAGGGCGAGCGCCTGGTGCTCGCCGGCCACCCGGACGGCGCGAGCGTCGTGCGCACCGCATGGCTGTACGGCGCGGGCGGGCCGTCCTTCCCCTCGACGATGCTGCGGCTCGCCGCGTCGCACGACACCGTCTCCGTGGTCGACGACCAGCGCGGCCAGCCGACCTGGACGGTCGACCTCGCTGCCCGCATCGTCGACCTCGTCGACGCCGGTGCGCCCGCGGGCGTCTTCCACGGCACGGCCACCGGCGAGACGACCTGGTTCGGTCTCGCGCGGGCCGTCTTCGCGGCGGCGGGGCTGGATCCCGAGCGTGTCCTGCCCACCGACAGCGCCTCCTTCGTGCGGCCGGCTCCCCGGCCCGCGTACTCCGTGCTCGGGCACGACGCCTGGTCCCGCGTCGGCCTCGCGCCGTTCCGCGACTGGCGCGAGGCCCTGTCCGACGCCGCCGCCCACGGCGTCCTCCGGGCACGCTGA